The genomic DNA GCTCGCGCCGGCGGCTACGTATCACGTCGACTTAAAAGCGGCCGCGATCGAACTGCGGCAGCACCGGCGTGCCTTCGAGCGCGACCGAATGCAGCAGTTCAGGCTCGAGGCCGAGCACGCGAAGAATGGTCGGCGCAACCTGGGTGGTCAGTACCGGCGCGTCGATCGTGCGGCCCGCATTGTGCGCGCCGTGCGTACCGTGCGCATCAGGCACGTAGACCACCAGACCGAGGTGGCTGTCGTCGGGCGCATTGCCGCCGTGCTCTTCGTCCTTCGACGTGCTCGACGTATAAATCACGCCAGGATTCGGCTGCACGATGATGTCCGGCGTACGGCCAAGCGCCGGATTGCCGAAGCGCGCGGCCAGTTGCGGACCCGACAGGATATAAGCCTGCGGCCCGTCCGCGCAGATGCCCGGCGCGTTGCAGCTGAGGTTGTCCTTCAGCGTCTTCACGACTGCTGCGCGCTGGCTCTGATCGCGCAGCCAGATCAGGCCGACGTCGTCGGTTTGCACGAAGCCGGTATCGACAAGACCGGTACCGTCGTTCAGATTGCCGCTCTTCGTCGCGGCCTGGCCGAAGTTGCCGTTCGGGTCGAGAAAGTTATTCGCTTCGAGCAGCTTCGTCAGCGTGTCGCCGTTTTTCACGAGCTTCGTGTGATCGGTCGGCGACTGGCCGTGCTTCGACGTCACGATGATCGCCGTCGAGGCATACAGGTCGCGCTGTTTGAGTTCGGCCACGACGCGGCCCAGCGAATTATCAATGTAGGTGATCGCCGCGCTCACTTGCGGTCCCGGCGTGAAATCGGCATCGAGATATCCGCCTCCGCTCGCGACCGTCGCCTTCTGCGCCACGCTCAGGGTCTGGAAGTCGGCGCCGAACACGGTGGGCACGGCTGCGCCCGTCTGCCCCGTCGAATCCTTGCCGTCGATCTCGTTGAGCATCTCCTGCACGTGGAAATTATCGAAGGTTTCGGTGTGCGTGAAGACGTCCGTGTAGTCGCTCTTCGTGGCCGGATCGATCGAGTTGATCTCGGTGCGCGCGAGATCGTCGACGCCCCTGCCCGACGGCCCGTTGAGCCAGTCATAACCAAACGCGTGTTTGTCGGACCACGCGGTACGCGCGCCGCGCATGTTTTCTTTGACCACCTCGAAAAGCGTATTCGTCTTCACGTAATTGTGCGGAAACACTTGCACACAGGCGCCATTCACGCGCGCGTGCGGAATCGCCTGCGGGTTGAACGCACCGCCGCCGTCGAGGTGAATCAGCGCCCCGCCGTTTTCCGCGTCGATACCCGTGGTCTCGTCGAACACGACGTTCCACCCCTGCTTGCCCGTGCACTGCGTGTCCGACGGCGCATACAGCGTGCGGTCGTACGACACGTCGTAAAAGAGCCCGGCCGTTTTCGGCGAACCGCCGGTCACCAGCGCGGCAAGACCCGGAAACGAGTCCGACAAACCGGGCGTGTGCGCGTTCGTGTAGGTGGTGCCGTCTTTTGCGAGCAGCGCGAGATTCGGGCAGGCATTCGCGGCGACACAGCGTGCGACGTCCTGTTCGTGCAAGCCGTCGAAGCTGATCAGCAGCACGTGCTTTACCGCCGCGCCATGATGGCCGTTGCCTTCGCTGCCTTCGTTGTGTCCGTTGTGATCCTGTCCGTTGCCCATCATCATCGCAGTACCGGCCGCCGCACCGGCCGTATGCATCGCCGCAAGCGAGACTGCAATCGCGCCAACCATGTACCGCACACGCATCGATTTCCTGATCGTCTTCATGTCTTCGTCCTTTCAGGTGGTGAAGTAATACTTGGTAATCGATGGCGAATGTGAAGGCCGATCAAGTCGTTTCCGTGATTTATCGCTTTCATCTCGCTGAATTGCGCCAATGCACTCGAATATCGAAGCATTTGCGCAACAGCATTTTTTGCTTAAGGTTCTGTTAACCGACAGGCGCGATGCATCGCCTGCCTCTCATGTGCAGTCGCATTGCTGTCGAGGAATTCGCACCTCGTCGAAGCGTTATCCGTATATGTGACAGCGAGGACAACTTATGTGCGGTATTGCAGGATGGGTTGATTACGGACGCAACCTGAAAGACGAGCAGCCCATCGTTCAAACGATGACGGACACGATGGCCTTACGCGGCCCCGACGCACGCGGCATCTGGATCGACGCGCATGCGGCGCTCGGCCATCGCAGGCTGTCGGTGATCGATCTCGAAGGCGGCGCGCAGCCGATGCGCGCCGTCGAAGACAGCAAGACCATTGCGTGCCTCACGTACAGCGGCGAGGTCTACAACTACGTCGAACTGCGCGAGACGCTGAAACGGCATGGACACACGTTTCGAACGAAAAGCGACACCGAAGTCGTGTTACGCGCGTATCTCGAATGGGGCGAAGCGTGCGCCGAGCGATTGGTCGGCATGTTCGCGTTTGCAATCTGGGACGTACGCAAAGAGCAGTTGCTGCTTGTGCGCGACCGGCTCGGCGTCAAGCCGCTGTTTTACCAGCCGTTCGGCCGCGGCGTGCTGTTCGGCTCCGAGCCTAAGGCGATTCTTGCGCATCCGCAGATGCGCCCGCACGTCGGGCTCGACGGGTTGCGGCGCGCGCTCAGCGTGACCCGTATGCCCGGCGACGCGATTTACGACGGCATGCGTGAAGTGAAACCCGGCCATATCGTGCGCGTATCGCGTGATGGCTTGAACGAGCGCTGCTACTGGAAACTGGAAGCACGCGAGCATACCGATTCGCTCGACGTCACGATCGACACCGTGCGCGCGCATCTCGAACGGATCATCGAGCAGCAAACCGTGACGGATGTGCCGCTATGCAGCCTGCTGTCGGGCGGCCTCGATTCATCGGCGGTCACGGCGCTTGCCGATAAGCGCCTGAGGCAGCGCGATGGCCACGCCTTGCGCACCTACTCGGTCGATTTCCCCGAGCGTGGCGTGCCGTTCGGCGCGGATCACTCGCGCGATTCGCGCGATACGCCGTTCGTGCGCGCGTTTGTCGAACAATTGCGCACGCAACATACGGAAATCGTGCTCGATACGGCGCAGATCGCCGCGCCTGAAGTACGGCGCGCAGTCGTCGACGCCTACGATGCGAACTGGAAAATCGGCAGCGATATGTGTCCGTCGGCGTATCTGCTGTTTAACACGGTGCGCCGCGACTCGACGGTTGCGCTTTCAGGCGAAGCGGCCGACGAAGTGTTCGGCGGCTATCGCTGGCACCATCAGCCGCAATTTCTCGAGGCAAAGACGCTGCCCTGGAAAATGGGCCTCGCAGACCCGGCGCGTGTGCTGACGCCCGAGCTTTGCAATGCGCTACGTGTGCCCGAATACTGGGCCGATACGCACGATCAGGTCTGCCACGCAACACCCACGCTGCCGGGCGAAACGGCTCTTGCCCAACGCAGACGCGAGCTTTCTTTTCTCGGCCTGACCTGCTGGCTGCCGAACCTGCTCGATCGCAAGGATCGCCTGAGCATGGCAGTCGGCCTCGAAGTGCGCGTGCCGTACTGCGATCACGAACTCGTGCAGTACCTGTTCAACGTGCCGTGGGAAATGAAAAGCTTCGACGGACGCGAGAAGAGCCTGTTGCGCGCCGCCTGTCGGGACCTGCTGCCCGACGCGATTCTGCAGCGCAAAAAAAGCGCGTATCCGGCGACGCAGGATCCGGCTTATGAACGGATGCTGCAGCAGAGAATGGCCGATCTGCTCGCGAATCCTTCGCCTCGCGTGCAGCAGCAATTCGACCGCGATGCCATGCGCAGCCTGATCGATAAACCGGTGGGGGAATCCAGTATCAACTGGCACAGAGTCGACGTCGATCACACGCTTGCGCTTGTGGATTGGCTCGAGCGCCACGACGTCGAAATCATC from Paraburkholderia edwinii includes the following:
- a CDS encoding alkaline phosphatase family protein, producing MKTIRKSMRVRYMVGAIAVSLAAMHTAGAAAGTAMMMGNGQDHNGHNEGSEGNGHHGAAVKHVLLISFDGLHEQDVARCVAANACPNLALLAKDGTTYTNAHTPGLSDSFPGLAALVTGGSPKTAGLFYDVSYDRTLYAPSDTQCTGKQGWNVVFDETTGIDAENGGALIHLDGGGAFNPQAIPHARVNGACVQVFPHNYVKTNTLFEVVKENMRGARTAWSDKHAFGYDWLNGPSGRGVDDLARTEINSIDPATKSDYTDVFTHTETFDNFHVQEMLNEIDGKDSTGQTGAAVPTVFGADFQTLSVAQKATVASGGGYLDADFTPGPQVSAAITYIDNSLGRVVAELKQRDLYASTAIIVTSKHGQSPTDHTKLVKNGDTLTKLLEANNFLDPNGNFGQAATKSGNLNDGTGLVDTGFVQTDDVGLIWLRDQSQRAAVVKTLKDNLSCNAPGICADGPQAYILSGPQLAARFGNPALGRTPDIIVQPNPGVIYTSSTSKDEEHGGNAPDDSHLGLVVYVPDAHGTHGAHNAGRTIDAPVLTTQVAPTILRVLGLEPELLHSVALEGTPVLPQFDRGRF
- the asnB gene encoding asparagine synthase (glutamine-hydrolyzing) encodes the protein MCGIAGWVDYGRNLKDEQPIVQTMTDTMALRGPDARGIWIDAHAALGHRRLSVIDLEGGAQPMRAVEDSKTIACLTYSGEVYNYVELRETLKRHGHTFRTKSDTEVVLRAYLEWGEACAERLVGMFAFAIWDVRKEQLLLVRDRLGVKPLFYQPFGRGVLFGSEPKAILAHPQMRPHVGLDGLRRALSVTRMPGDAIYDGMREVKPGHIVRVSRDGLNERCYWKLEAREHTDSLDVTIDTVRAHLERIIEQQTVTDVPLCSLLSGGLDSSAVTALADKRLRQRDGHALRTYSVDFPERGVPFGADHSRDSRDTPFVRAFVEQLRTQHTEIVLDTAQIAAPEVRRAVVDAYDANWKIGSDMCPSAYLLFNTVRRDSTVALSGEAADEVFGGYRWHHQPQFLEAKTLPWKMGLADPARVLTPELCNALRVPEYWADTHDQVCHATPTLPGETALAQRRRELSFLGLTCWLPNLLDRKDRLSMAVGLEVRVPYCDHELVQYLFNVPWEMKSFDGREKSLLRAACRDLLPDAILQRKKSAYPATQDPAYERMLQQRMADLLANPSPRVQQQFDRDAMRSLIDKPVGESSINWHRVDVDHTLALVDWLERHDVEIIV